In Bacteroidales bacterium, one genomic interval encodes:
- a CDS encoding type IX secretion system membrane protein PorP/SprF, with translation MRTYITTILLFVSVIVVGQQLPQSTFFNYDHMTINPGYAGTQEGVCINVLARNQWMGFEGAPATQKFDVHTPFKLFGLEHGVGLALFNDKYGFANDISSTLSYAFLKNIGFGKLGVGVGFGLNNQKLEGEWEPPQIGQDNLIPTASAKGKLAFSFNVGAFYKTSNVFLGLSVMNVNAGDMSYKDNTGVTKYSYLVRHYNITAGYNYQLSNPLFEIEPAVLISTIGSSTRININGTLRYRDKVWGGVGYRNTDAITTFIGAEFLEGLLFGVAYDITTSKIAKFDDGSVEIFLRYVFKIGIEKDHSNYKSIRFL, from the coding sequence ATGAGGACATATATAACCACCATACTCTTGTTTGTGTCAGTGATAGTCGTTGGACAGCAGTTGCCGCAGTCGACTTTTTTCAATTATGACCACATGACAATAAACCCTGGATACGCTGGGACTCAAGAAGGTGTATGTATTAATGTACTCGCTAGAAATCAATGGATGGGATTTGAAGGAGCACCAGCAACTCAAAAATTTGATGTTCATACGCCTTTCAAACTCTTTGGGCTTGAACATGGTGTAGGATTAGCACTGTTCAATGACAAATACGGATTTGCAAATGATATTAGCTCCACCCTTTCTTACGCTTTTTTAAAAAATATAGGTTTCGGTAAATTAGGAGTAGGTGTAGGATTTGGGTTAAATAATCAAAAATTAGAAGGAGAATGGGAACCACCACAAATCGGACAAGACAATCTTATTCCAACTGCATCGGCAAAAGGAAAGTTAGCGTTTTCCTTTAATGTGGGGGCTTTTTACAAAACCTCGAATGTGTTTTTAGGATTATCGGTAATGAATGTAAACGCTGGGGATATGTCTTACAAAGATAACACTGGAGTAACAAAGTACTCTTATCTAGTAAGACATTATAACATAACTGCCGGGTATAATTACCAACTTTCAAATCCACTTTTTGAAATAGAACCTGCTGTGCTAATATCAACAATAGGGAGTTCTACACGAATAAACATTAACGGTACACTTCGTTACAGAGATAAAGTATGGGGTGGTGTTGGTTACAGAAATACTGACGCAATAACAACATTTATAGGTGCAGAATTTTTAGAAGGATTACTTTTTGGTGTAGCTTATGATATAACTACGTCAAAAATTGCTAAATTTGACGACGGATCCGTCGAGATCTTTTTAAGATATGTTTTTAAAATTGGAATTGAAAAAGACCATTCTAATTACAAAAGTATCAGGTTTTTATAA
- the topA gene encoding type I DNA topoisomerase — protein MKNLVIVESPAKAKTIEKFLGKNYTVKSSYGHIRDLSKKNLGIDIEDGFIPNYEIDSGKQKIVTELKESVKKANMVYLASDEDREGEAIAWHLAEVLKLDNKNSKRIVFHEITPKAIEHAIKNPRDIDKNLVNAQQARRVLDRLVGFEISPLLWRKIKPSLSAGRVQSVAVRLIVEREREIQNFKSSSSFKVIGHFICHKNNQDYLIKAELNKRLNEKEVKELLKSCSDYQFSVSEIQTKPARKTPAAPFTTSTLQQEASRKFGFSVSQTMVIAQRLYENGFITYMRTDSTNLSEDALAAAKKQITSVFGQEYSQTRRYTTKAKGAQEAHEAIRPTYFQNQSIKGNAADQKLYDLIWKRTVASQMSDAIIEKTTITIPSPKKEYKFIAIGEVIKFDGFLKLYIESYDDENEDKEAEQNIGLPPIKEGQPLTNSLIEATERFSQHPPRYSEATLVRKLEELGIGRPSTYAPTISTIQQREYVVKKDRAGEKRKIKIIKLQNKVIKDIEKTETYGAEKSKLFPTDIGIVVNDYLVDKFENILDYSFTANIEKEFDDIAAGTLQWDQMLNEFYTPFHETVVKASTEKDRKRVGERILGTDPKSGKQISVKIGRYGAMAQIGTSDDDEKPRFAALRADQSIETITLEEALQLFAPPKNFGTFEGYEITYGSGRFGPYLKHNGLYYSIKKTENVDDIDNKKAIEIILNKRETDAQKIIKTFEENADIKILRGRFGPYISYQKKNYKIPKTQDPEELSIESCFEIINKQDSAKKTEKSKTTKTTKTKKGTSKK, from the coding sequence ATGAAGAACCTTGTAATTGTAGAATCACCAGCCAAAGCAAAAACCATTGAGAAATTTCTTGGTAAAAATTATACCGTTAAGTCAAGTTATGGACATATACGCGATTTGTCTAAAAAAAATCTTGGTATTGATATAGAGGATGGATTTATTCCCAATTATGAAATAGACTCGGGTAAACAAAAAATAGTTACAGAACTCAAGGAGAGTGTTAAGAAAGCTAATATGGTATATCTCGCATCTGATGAAGACCGCGAGGGAGAAGCAATAGCGTGGCACTTAGCCGAAGTTCTAAAACTTGATAATAAAAATTCTAAAAGAATTGTTTTCCATGAAATTACACCAAAAGCTATTGAACATGCAATAAAAAATCCACGAGACATTGATAAAAATCTTGTCAATGCTCAACAAGCACGAAGAGTACTCGATCGTTTAGTAGGATTTGAAATATCACCTCTGCTTTGGCGTAAAATCAAGCCTTCATTGTCAGCAGGACGAGTACAGTCTGTTGCTGTTAGGCTTATCGTAGAAAGAGAACGCGAAATACAAAATTTCAAATCAAGCTCAAGTTTCAAAGTTATCGGACATTTTATTTGTCACAAAAACAATCAAGACTACTTGATTAAAGCCGAATTGAACAAAAGACTCAATGAAAAAGAGGTAAAAGAGTTATTAAAATCATGCTCTGATTATCAGTTTTCAGTCAGCGAAATACAAACAAAACCCGCTCGTAAAACACCAGCAGCTCCATTTACCACGTCAACTCTTCAACAAGAAGCCAGTAGAAAATTTGGATTCTCGGTTTCACAAACAATGGTAATTGCACAAAGATTATACGAGAACGGGTTTATAACATATATGCGTACCGACTCAACAAATCTCTCCGAAGATGCCTTAGCTGCAGCAAAAAAACAAATAACCTCTGTGTTCGGGCAAGAGTATTCTCAAACTCGACGCTACACAACAAAAGCCAAAGGAGCACAAGAAGCACACGAAGCTATACGACCAACATATTTCCAAAATCAAAGCATAAAAGGAAATGCTGCCGACCAGAAACTATACGATTTAATATGGAAACGAACTGTAGCCTCACAAATGAGCGATGCTATTATTGAAAAAACCACCATTACCATACCATCTCCGAAAAAAGAGTACAAATTTATCGCTATAGGAGAGGTAATCAAATTCGATGGATTTTTAAAACTGTATATAGAGTCGTACGACGATGAAAATGAAGATAAAGAGGCAGAACAAAATATTGGTCTTCCTCCAATAAAAGAGGGACAACCACTTACCAATTCGTTAATAGAGGCGACAGAAAGATTTTCTCAACATCCACCAAGATACTCAGAAGCAACATTAGTTCGCAAACTCGAGGAGCTTGGTATTGGAAGACCGTCAACATACGCCCCAACAATTTCAACTATTCAGCAACGCGAATACGTTGTTAAAAAAGATCGTGCTGGAGAAAAAAGAAAAATTAAAATTATCAAGTTACAAAACAAAGTAATCAAAGATATAGAGAAAACCGAAACTTATGGAGCAGAAAAGTCAAAACTGTTCCCAACTGATATCGGGATAGTTGTAAACGACTATTTAGTTGATAAATTTGAAAATATTCTTGACTACAGTTTTACTGCCAATATCGAAAAAGAGTTCGATGATATTGCCGCAGGCACATTGCAGTGGGATCAAATGTTAAACGAATTTTATACTCCATTTCACGAAACTGTTGTGAAAGCAAGTACTGAAAAGGATAGAAAACGTGTCGGAGAAAGAATTCTTGGAACTGACCCTAAGAGCGGAAAACAAATATCAGTGAAAATTGGGCGTTACGGAGCAATGGCGCAAATAGGAACATCTGACGATGATGAGAAACCACGATTTGCAGCATTAAGAGCCGACCAAAGTATTGAAACAATAACACTTGAGGAAGCCCTGCAACTATTCGCTCCTCCTAAAAATTTCGGTACTTTTGAAGGGTACGAAATCACATACGGTTCAGGACGTTTTGGGCCATATCTAAAACACAATGGACTTTATTATAGCATTAAAAAAACCGAAAATGTTGATGACATCGATAATAAAAAAGCTATAGAGATAATATTAAACAAACGAGAGACAGATGCTCAAAAAATCATAAAAACATTTGAAGAAAACGCAGATATAAAAATTTTGAGAGGAAGATTTGGACCATATATCTCATATCAGAAAAAAAATTATAAAATTCCAAAAACACAAGATCCCGAAGAATTATCAATCGAATCATGTTTTGAAATCATAAATAAACAAGATTCTGCCAAAAAAACCGAAAAGAGCAAAACAACAAAAACCACAAAAACCAAAAAGGGTACATCAAAAAAATAA
- a CDS encoding SUMF1/EgtB/PvdO family nonheme iron enzyme: MKKLFYLFIATIFLYSCSNTDTGELTGVLDRAPVYSYDPYGMVLIPQGSFVQGSGDEDLPWSLNAEAKTISVAAFWMDDTEITNNEYRQFVYWVRDSIARLEISNSGAIDIEEARVAYNSLDQDLRVEPYNIEDQDLPLNWEYDIPWTGEDQEMWDAYNVVKEKLFYPSEERFTRFIGREEIDTRKLIFEYSWIDFNQAAQKYLLDGKVRRRNYSAEVLETKDYEPDKETNVLNAQAVEERYVNRKSFIQRNRILVYPDTLVWVGDFSYSYNEPYASTYFSHPNYDDYPVVGVTWVQATAFCIWRTNLMTSYLVRQGNAIAHDYKLPTEAEWEYAARGGLEQMMYPWGGYYTRDANGCFLANFKGVRGDVTKDGAFYTSEVGYYDPNDYGLYDMAGNVAEWTRDAFDESAYSYTHDLNPSYEYNAKKDDQPVLKRKVVRGGSWKDIAFFLQNGTRTYEYQDTAKSYIGFRCVRAHMGTAPAVSSKSNVY; this comes from the coding sequence ATGAAAAAATTATTTTATTTATTTATAGCAACAATTTTCCTTTACTCATGCAGTAATACGGACACGGGCGAGCTAACGGGAGTTTTGGACAGAGCACCTGTATATAGCTACGATCCTTATGGTATGGTGTTAATCCCACAAGGTAGTTTTGTTCAAGGTTCAGGAGATGAAGACCTTCCATGGTCTTTAAATGCTGAAGCAAAAACGATTTCAGTAGCTGCTTTTTGGATGGACGACACAGAAATCACAAACAATGAATATCGTCAATTTGTATATTGGGTTCGAGACTCAATTGCACGTCTTGAGATTTCAAACAGTGGAGCTATTGACATTGAAGAAGCACGTGTCGCTTATAATTCGCTTGATCAAGACCTTAGAGTTGAACCGTACAATATTGAGGATCAAGATCTACCACTAAATTGGGAGTACGATATCCCTTGGACTGGTGAAGATCAAGAAATGTGGGACGCATATAACGTTGTAAAAGAAAAACTTTTTTACCCTAGCGAGGAACGCTTTACCCGTTTTATTGGTCGCGAAGAAATCGACACCAGAAAATTAATTTTTGAATACTCTTGGATTGATTTCAACCAAGCTGCACAAAAATATTTACTTGACGGGAAAGTTAGACGTAGAAACTATAGTGCCGAAGTTCTTGAGACTAAAGACTACGAACCAGATAAAGAAACAAACGTGCTTAATGCACAAGCTGTTGAAGAAAGATACGTGAACAGAAAATCATTCATTCAACGCAATCGTATTTTGGTTTATCCCGACACGCTAGTGTGGGTTGGTGACTTCTCATACTCCTATAACGAACCTTACGCATCAACATATTTTTCTCATCCAAACTATGATGATTATCCCGTTGTTGGTGTAACATGGGTACAAGCTACCGCTTTCTGCATTTGGAGAACAAATCTTATGACTAGCTATTTAGTAAGACAAGGAAATGCAATAGCCCACGACTACAAGCTTCCAACAGAGGCAGAATGGGAATATGCAGCACGAGGAGGTCTTGAACAAATGATGTATCCATGGGGAGGATATTATACACGAGACGCTAATGGATGCTTTCTGGCAAACTTTAAAGGAGTACGTGGAGATGTAACTAAAGATGGGGCATTCTATACAAGCGAAGTCGGATACTACGATCCTAACGACTATGGATTATATGACATGGCAGGAAACGTTGCAGAGTGGACGCGCGATGCTTTTGATGAATCAGCGTATAGCTACACTCATGACTTAAATCCATCTTATGAATACAATGCCAAAAAGGATGATCAACCTGTTTTAAAAAGAAAAGTAGTACGTGGTGGCTCTTGGAAAGATATTGCATTCTTTCTACAAAATGGAACCCGTACATACGAATATCAAGATACTGCAAAATCATACATAGGGTTCAGATGCGTACGCGCCCACATGGGAACTGCACCAGCTGTATCCTCTAAATCAAATGTTTACTAA